The following proteins are encoded in a genomic region of Apis mellifera strain DH4 linkage group LG14, Amel_HAv3.1, whole genome shotgun sequence:
- the LOC724159 gene encoding histone acetyltransferase KAT6B isoform X1 produces the protein MDEPESADTWSAWFLDAIRKIRSQKQRPSVERICHAIRQHHNYHEEEIAEHLEVAVKRGDVLKIFNKGQSSYKDPGGLQSKPLKVGKASDLSKVLGKAVRELGEREGSTLKNIEKYIRQSHTVEEEAEGDLRTALRLSAKRAVDRGLVIQDGRLFRQPDRPPYLKKHGENAHIVPPEPPVNKLPAPLPICRECLGATIAGNNNNTKRNVSEKLSRCNVCGAALHNSCAPPELSNLVERGITWSCDDCSPTCAGCQLERESQNYLVKCSGCVKCYHPTCLDPAIDKKNKIPWKCRHCQTPHIPVSKDDNKKNKIQQDTANSLEETPTNARKRLSKLRESRKSTISRKSLTISTPVKKAGAGVGQVDSSSDGNAGVVSPRQPPLISSPLPQPPTPLAGQGRLLEEKNDRISKEKQKFFRLSAFNAEHNKLKRVGGSEKLKCSQNVSPRLTRGNANQKQPISSKKVLLMSSSSSSSDATDTDSSDDTSDSTDDDDEEEEGAVRDGVREGGEEEEEVDEEPILPQSLPPGVTQKDVDLFKEARDRAARLTTVNNTEETVTVNPGNNTSNTGNTGNGIRNPAAIVFGRYEVETWYSSPFPQEYARLPKLFFCEFCLKYTKSRAVLDRHMDKCQWRHPPATEIYRCDGLSVFEIDGNVNKIYCQNLCLLAKLFLDHKTLYYDVEPFLFYAVTKNDKYGCHLVGYFSKEKHCPAQRYNVSCIMTLPQYQRQGFGRFLIEFSYLLSKVEGIPGTPEKPLSDLGRVSYHSFWKSVVLEYLDTHRDSTDIKLGDITKETGVSAHDIATAMQLLGFVRSVHLPGEGNSKVAVVVDWSKVDAHMAKVRKSSRIKLDPDCLRWIPLLTQIPNPYQSPEESGDTSSESSPVMEPKHVPTIVEKIQKVKIKKKPRSRRLGQRRSSPLKQKTGQKSSTQKDSFTKDAKEPKEIKATKEAKEAKEPNEAKEANKDTEKRNRNIVVATAVENIKEQMVVEAKNVASTSSRNSRAMNVSKNTNLINSTKATSLSGSTMTTTTTTTTTTTTTTTTTVATMTTATTTMSRRRIRTPKISRYDGESVITSTTPMRKRKHSEKLEIEEKEEKSEGSCRKRTRESLREKERDKEREKEKEKTKERDKPKDKDSYSKDKEKNDITEIEKFSSKAMESIMSSVVQKPTKKQCKVDDILLKVTSRQTKCLQTKQAKEKKQNNSEQNQCNGKDDTKDMLKTLPVSRRGRAKVEKEALKMPQLKPQTPIKDRSENPVIFPPLLSPSSCSEEKNDSILTSKRQQSSPALEQLSIVSTEKEIDNATEKLVNSNNSTLENAHDGNTDVSKNSSAVLPETEVTISASPGEYEGGDEDEGEEEVPALKSKSVTRVKNDSNERTENTKDNEKQEKKLENVDIILSLQKPKSESELCVMEEEIQRKGKSENASKDNDEAEAEGENEGENENENENENENENQNENENENENENENENGNENENENENENEKEKEKENENENEKENENENENENEKENENENENENENENENENENENENENENENENENENENGNGNESENDREEAQARKRKEKQNEVMKEEFDKDIEKSEKTMCNSETSKLVPDLSSPKEEEIEKFKTVGQDVNSYRQVDGISERLMLKNSKEELTRPKIETCCATSTDNRKESSMISNLASPETGPLTPQEKVLPVIEQQETSVHLQTHSEELKQNSPESGKTTPHLDNPGSVKRTPPSQPDLPSMGVYTPDSTTNSVHSLHYGHCDLDVSQLGLESPTSIASDLASQNSVERPPSALSSMPASVTVPISVPMQITPVTSAGVNISPQVQYTDCSMPQHTPPTHVNIHPMHQPHTPQPLQQPRTPQSHTPQSIQTQSPQPIPQSHTPQPLPQSHTPQPLSQSHTPQSIPTQSPQPMRQSHTPQPLPPSHTPQPMQLSLTQQTQNQSMAHGQNQQQSQGQQQSAQQQSAHQQQQQSQTQSHSNKRASGSQTTHRSRSTQQSSRSHRTTPPTSHAQVSSQGHTTSHTSHTTSHTSHTTVAHTTHVPPQYQQSSSMSVPPVPHPHPHSHTHAAHSHNMAVISQGNYMAVASQTFPTQNTYVIQHRSSRSGAPTPCTTATNFYIQTSAMPPHSHTPAPSLSASGNHQTTNSCSLAKLQQLTNGLEMIPPTPPPAMNLTPPPPIPHTMTPPQTSRQLPTPPQVPLGYAKNYYNVNTVPPTTPGPPSRSTSRSSANANMASLAQPYPSESLYRQTLDPGSTCPQMQSAASRVSPNVALNTNLMAQYGYRVAQPATGYMNQAAQLGGFMNQASQLPVGVVNVPAPYPQDPHQQNPAAVYTTYHGYINGGLMQPLNSSMRPR, from the exons ATGGACGAACCCGAGTCCGCTGACACGTGGTCGGCCTGGTTCCTGGACGCAATCCGAAAAATACGCAGCCAGAAACAGAGGCCGAGTGTCGAGCGGATATGTCACGCGATTCGACAACACCATAATTATCACGAGGAGGAAATCGCTGAACACCTGGAAGTTGCTGTAAAACGTGGCGATGTGCTCAAGATCTTTAATAAAGGACAATCCTCGTACAAAGATCCTGGTGGCTTACAATCGAAACCGCTCAAGGTTGGCAAGGCCTCCGATCTTAGTAAAGTACTGGGTAAGGCTGTTAGAGAATtgggagaaagggagggatCAACCTTGAAGAACATCGAAAAATACATCCGACAAAGTCATACAGTTGAGGAAGAAGCGGAAGGTGATTTGAGAACAGCGCTTAGACTATCTGCTAAAAGAGCAGTCGATCGAGGACTTGTGATACAGGATGGTAGACTTTTTCGGCAACCGGATAGGCCACCTTATCTTAAGAAACATGGAGAAAACGCTCATATTGTGCCACCGGAGCCCCCTGTAAATAAG TTGCCAGCTCCATTACCGATATGCAGAGAATGTCTTGGCGCGACGATAGccggaaataataataatacaaaacgcAATGTTTCCGAAAAACTGAGCAGATGTAATGTATGCGGTGCAGCTTTACATAATTCTTGCGCACCACCTGAACTTTCGAATCTTGTTGAAAGAGGTATAACGTGGTCTTGCGACGACTGTTCTCCAACATGTGCCGGTTGCCAGTTAGAACGGGAATCGCAGAATTATCTAGTGAAATGTTCCGGTTGCGTCAAATGTTACCATCCTACTTGTCTAGATCCAGCAATtgacaaaaagaataaaatacccTGGAAATGTCGACACTGTCAAACACCGCATATACCGGTATCaaaagatgataataaaaagaataaaatacaacAGGACACGGCAAATTCGCTCGAAGAGACACCGACCAATGCAAGGAAGAGACTTAGCAAATTACGCGAGAGTAGAAA ATCCACGATATCGAGAAAGAGCCTGACGATTTCAACTCCGGTGAAGAAAGCTGGCGCAGGAGTGGGACAGGTGGACAGCAGCTCGGACGGTAATGCGGGTGTTGTCTCCCCTCGTCAACCACCTTTGATTTCCTCTCCCTTACCACAACCCCCCACCCCACTCGCAGGCCAGGGTAGGCTacttgaagaaaaaaacgatcgGATTTCCAAAGagaagcaaaaattttttagactGAGTGCGTTTAACGCGGAGCACAATAAATTGAAGCGGGTGGGGGgcagtgaaaaattaaaatgttctcAGAACGTTAGTCCTAGGTTAACTCGGGGAAACGCGAACCAAAAACAACCCATATCCAGTAAAAAGGTACTGCTAATGTCTAGCAGTAGCAGCAGCAGCGACGCGACCGATACTGATTCTTCCGACGACACCAGTGATTCGACCGACGATGACGatgaagaagaggagggagcAGTCAGGGATGGGGtcagggaggggggagaagaggaagaggaggtggACG AGGAACCGATTCTACCTCAATCTCTACCGCCGGGTGTCACACAAAAGGATGTTGACCTGTTTAAAGAAGCCCGGGATAGAGCAGCTCGATTAACCACTGTGAACAATACCGAGGAAACTGTGACAGTGAATCCAGGAAACAATACGAGCAATACGGGAAATACTGGGAATGGCATTAGGAATCCCGCGGCCATAGTTTTTGGTCGATATGAAGTAGAGACATGGTATTCCAGTCCATTTCCCCAAGAATACGCAAGATTACCTAAATTATTCTTCTGTGAATtctgtttaaaatatacaaaaagtcGGGCCGTACTTGACAGGCATATGGATAAATGCCAATGGAGGCATCCACCGGCTACCGAAATCTACAGATGTGACGGATTATCCGTTTTTGAG ATCGATGGAAACGTGAATAAGATATATTGTCAAAATTTGTGTCTATTAGCAAAATTATTCTTGGATCATAAGACGCTGTACTACGATGTAgaaccatttttattttacgcggtaacaaaaaacgataaatatgGTTGTCATTTAGTTGGTTATTTCAGCAAAGAGAAACATTGTCCCGCGCAAAGGTACAATGTGTCATGTATCATGACTTTACCGCAATATCAAAGACAAGGATTCGGAAGGTTCTTGATTGAATTCAGTTATCTACTGTCTAAAGTGGAAGGAATCCCTGGGACGCCGGAGAAACCACTATCCGATCTTGGCCGAGTATCGTATCATTCATTTTGGAAAAGCGTGGTTCTTGAATATCTCGATACTCATAGAGATTCAACGGATATTAAATTAGGAGATATAACAAAGGAGACTGGTGTGTCAGCTCACGATATTGCAACTGCTATGCAATTGCTGGGATTTGTTAGATCGGTCCATTTACCGGGAGAGGGAAATTCTAAAGTAGCTGTGGTAGTCGATTGGAGCAAAGTGGATGCTCATATGGCGAAAGTACGAAAGAGTTCTCGTATCAAATTAGATCCTGATTGTCTTAGATGGATACCATTGCTCACGCAAATTCCTAATCCATATCAAAGTCCGGAAGAAAGCGGTGATACCAGTTCCGAGTCCTCTCCCGTCATGGAACCGAAACACGTACCAACtatcgttgaaaaaattcaaaaagtaaagattaaaaagaaaccgAGGAGTAGAAGATTAGGGCAAAGAAGATCTTCACCGCTGAAACAGAAAACGGGCCAGAAATCTTCCACGCAAAAAGATTCTTTTACCAAAGATGCGAAAGAaccaaaagaaataaaagcaaCGAAAGAAGCGAAGGAAGCAAAGGAACCGAACGAAGCGAAAGAAGCAAATAAAGATACGGAAAAAAGGAATCGAAATATTGTTGTCGCCACTGcggtagaaaatattaaagaacagATGGTAGTGGAAGCAAAAAATGTTGCATCAACATCATCGAGGAATTCTCGAGCAAtgaatgtttcaaaaaatacaaatttgataaattcgaCGAAAGCAACATCCTTGTCAGGGTCAACAATgacgacgacaacgacgactaccacaaccaccaccaccaccactaccaccacAGTAGCAACGATGACTACAGCAACGACAACGATGTCGAGACGGAGAATCAGAACACCGAAAATATCTCGTTACGACGGAGAATCGGTAATAACGTCGACAACGCCTATGCGAAAACGAAAACATTCCGAGAAACTagagatcgaagaaaaagaagaaaagtctGAAGGCAGCTGTAGAAAAAGGACGCGGGAATCTttgcgagagaaagagagagataaagaacgagaaaaggaaaaggagaaaacgaAAGAACGGGATAAGCCAAAGGATAAAGATAGTTACtcgaaagataaagaaaagaacgatATAACCGAGATAGAAAAGTTTTCTTCAAAAGCGATGGAATCGATAATGTCATCGGTAGTACAAAAACCGACGAAAAAGCAATGCAAAGTCgatgatattttgttaaaagtgACTAGCCGGCAAACTAAATGCTTACAAACGAAGCaagcgaaagaaaagaaacagaaCAATTCGGAACAGAATCAGTGTAATGGAAAAGACGACACAAAAGATATGTTGAAAACTTTACCAGTATCGAGACGGGGAAGAGCAAAAGTCGAGAAAGAAGCATTAAAAATGCCGCAATTGAAACCGCAAACTCCTATAAAAGATCGATCCGAAAATCCTGTGATATTTCCACCATTGTTATCCCCTTCATCGTGTTCTGAAGAGAAGAACGATTCTATTTTAACGAGCAAGAGACAACAATCGTCTCCCGCCTTGGAACAATTATCGATAGTCTCtacggaaaaagaaattgataacgCAACagaaaaattagttaataGCAATAATAGTACATTGGAAAATGCCCATGATGGTAATACTGATGTCTCAAAGAACTCTTCAGCCGTTCTTCCGGAAACAGAAGTAACAATATCTGCTAGTCCAGGAGAATACGAAGGAGGAGATGAAGATGAAGGCGAAGAAGAAGTACCTGCACTTAAATCGAAATCCGTAACTCGCgtgaaaaatgattcaaacGAAAGAACtgaaaatacaaaagataatgagaaacaagaaaagaaactcGAAAATGTTGATATCATTCTCTCTTTACAAAAACCGAAATCGGAATCAGAATTATGTGTCATGGAAGAAGAGATACAGAGGAAAGGTAAGAGTGAAAATGCAAGTAAAGATAATGATGAGGCTGAAGCTGAAGGTGAAAATGAAGGCGAAAACGAAAAtgagaatgaaaatgaaaatgaaaatgaaaatcagaatgaaaatgaaaatgaaaatgaaaacgaaaatgaaaatgaaaatggaaatgaaaatgaaaatgaaaacgaaaacgaaaacgaaaaggaaaaggaaaaagaaaacgaaaacgaaaacgaaaaggaaaacgaaaatgaaaatgaaaacgaaaacgaaaaggaaaacgaaaacgaaaatgaaaacgaaaatgaaaatgaaaacgaaaatgaaaacgaaaatgaaaatgaaaatgaaaacgaaaatgaaaacgaaaacgaaaatgaaaatgaaaacggAAACGGAAATGAAAGCGAAAACGACCGTGAAGAAGCGCAAGcaaggaaaaggaaggagaaacaAAATGAAGttatgaaagaagaatttgataaaGATATAGAGAAATCTGAAAAAACAATGTGTAATTCAGAAACATCTAAATTGGTACCTGACCTTTCTTCGcctaaagaagaagaaattgaaaaatttaaaactgttGGTCAAGATGTAAATAGTTATAGACAAGTTGATGGAATTTCCGAaagattaatgttaaaaaattcaaaagaagaaTTGACGAGACCAAAGATAGAAACATGTTGTGCAACATCTACggataatagaaaagaatcaTCTATGATTTCTAATTTAGCATCACCCGAAACAGGACCACTTACGCCGCAAGAGAAAGTTTTGCCCGTTATCGAACAGCAAGAAACTTCTGTTCATCTTCAAACACACTCGGAagaattgaaacaaaattcaCCCGAAAGTGGTAAAACCACGCCACATTTGGATAATCCTGGTTCGGTAAAACGAACGCCTCCTTCGCAACCAGATTTACCATCTATGGGAGTTTACACACCTGACTCGACAACGAATTCGGTTCATTCGTTGCATTATGGTCATTGTGATTTAGACGTGAGTCAGTTAGGATTAGAGTCTCCTACATCGATCGCAAGTGATCTTGCGTCGCAAAATAGCGTGGAAAGGCCACCTAGTGCATTATCTTCGATGCCAGCATCGGTTACGGTTCCAATTTCAGTACCTATGCAAATAACTCCGGTTACATCCGCTGGTGTAAATATATCGCCGCAAGTACAATATACTGATTGTTCGATGCCTCAACATACTCCACCAACGCACGTTAATATCCATCCGATGCATCAGCCTCACACACCTCAACCTCTTCAGCAGCCGCGAACTCCGCAATCTCACACGCCTCAAAGTATACAAACGCAAAGTCCACAACCTATTCCGCAAAGTCACACGCCGCAACCGTTACCTCAATCCCATACCCCGCAACCTCTTTCGCAATCTCATACACCGCAAAGTATACCGACGCAAAGTCCTCAACCGATGCGACAAAGTCACACACCGCAACCTTTACCACCGTCTCACACACCGCAACCGATGCAACTATCTTTGACTCAACAAACGCAAAATCAAAGTATGGCGCATGGTCAAAACCAGCAACAATCTCAAGGACAACAACAATCTGCACAACAACAATCTGCAcatcaacaacaacagcaatcACAAACGCAATCTCATAGTAACAAAAGGGCTAGTGGTTCACAAACGACTCATAGATCTAGATCTACACAGCAAAGTAGCCGATCCCATCGAACGACACCTCCTACGTCTCATGCTCAAGTCTCTTCGCAAGGGCACACCACCTCTCACACGAGTCACACGACCTCCCACACGAGCCATACGACGGTTGCACATACGACGCATGTACCTCCGCAATATCAACAATCCTCGTCAATGAGTGTACCGCCTGTTCCTCATCCGCATCCTCATTCTCACACGCATGCTGCTCACTCACACAATATGGCTGTTATTTCTCAAGGGAATTATATGGCTGTTGCTTCTCAAACTTTTCCAACGCAAAATACATACGTGATTCAACATCGAAGTAGCAGATCTGGTGCACCGACGCCATGTACTACAgcgacaaatttttatattcaaacaaGCGCGATGCCACCGCATTCGCATACACCGGCACCTTCTCTCTCAGCTTCTGGAAATCATCAAACGACAAATTCGTGCAGTTTAGCAAAATTACAACAATTGACTAATGGATTGGAAATGATTCCTCCTACGCCTCCTCCAGCGATGAATTTAACGCCACCACCTCCTATACCGCACACTATGACACCACCGCAAACATCAAGACAATTACCGACACCGCCTCAAGTACCTCTTGGTTacgcaaaaaattattataatgtcaACACAGTACCACCTACTACTCCAGGACCACCCAGTAGATCAACCTCAAGATCATCGGCAAATGCAAATATGGCGTCTCTTGCACAACCATACCCAAGCGAAAGCTTATATCGTCAAACTCTCGATCCTGGAAGTACATGTCCTCAAATGCAAAGCGCCGCTAGTAGAGTTAGTCCTAACGTGGCATTGAATACAAATCTTATGGCCCAATACGGTTATCGAGTAGCACAACCTGCTACCGGTTACATGAATCAAGCAGCTCAACTTGGAGGTTTCATGAATCAAGCCAGTCAATTGCCTGTTGGAGTCGTTAATGTACCTGCACCGTACCCTCAAGATCCGCATCAACAAAATCCAGCAGCAGTGTATACAACGTATCACGGTTACATAAATGGAGGTCTCATGCAACCTCTGAATAGTTCGATGAGGCCACGTTAG